The following are encoded in a window of Peromyscus leucopus breed LL Stock chromosome X, UCI_PerLeu_2.1, whole genome shotgun sequence genomic DNA:
- the LOC114682175 gene encoding TLR adapter interacting with SLC15A4 on the lysosome-like, translating into MLGEAFLTEFLYKEEKHAKFHKPLRCKKTSNDEKENWESKILNIQDNPPPPLKMGNQEKVIEGSLTEEDDNTSQMKSVDELPVAKFKSTFLPGNVSIALPIPKRGHDDTQLDLYRSWSCTSICQNYPDLQIGGDHVRNMYDSGCFVEHAHDDVCNGPLLLSVDISMGHSPKTEPLENTSTSKLLNGDEIREKSMLLHKQPLSNSMLNSYMEKKVDELYKQFLEENLTRCLSITNLMASNILMNNVNQISLQISQEQNIEASKAREALLHSLALYNLRNASHRNSTELSTPNLQISNQTSRELV; encoded by the coding sequence ATGCTTGGAGAAGCCTTCCTAACAGAATTCCtttacaaagaagagaaacatgcaAAATTTCATAAGCCACTAAGATGTAAGAAGACATCAAATGATGAAAAGGAAAATTgggaaagtaaaattttaaatatacaggACAATCCACCTCCTCCTCTTAAGATGGGAAATCAAGAGAAAGTTATAGAAGGAAGTCTAACTGAAGAAGATGATAATACATCTCAAATGAAATCTGTGGATGAGCTACCTGTTGCAAAATTCAAAAGTACATTTCTTCCAGGAAATGTATCCATTGCATTGCCCATTCCAAAGAGGGGACATGATGACACACAGCTGGATTTATATCGGTCTTGGTCATGTACAAGTATTTGCCAGAATTATCCTGACCTACAGATAGGAGGTGACCACGTTAGAAACATGTATGATTCTGGCTGCTTTGTGGAACACGCCCACGACGATGTTTGTAATGGTCCTCTTTTACTTTCAGTGGATATATCAATGGGCCACTCTCCTAAAACTGAGCCTCTAGAGAATACATCCACTTCAAAATTATTAAATGGGGATGAGATTCGAGAAAAAAGTATGCTATTACATAAGCAACCCCTCTCTAATTCTATGCTTAATAGTTACATGGAAAAAAAGGTAGATGAACTCTACAAACAGTTTTTGGAAGAAAATCTTACCAGGTGCCTCTCTATAACCAACCTCATGGCCTCTAATATACTGATGAATAATGTTAATCAAATTAGCCTTCAAATCTCTCAAGAGCAGAACATAGAGGCCTCCAAAGCCCGAGAAGCACTCCTCCACTCTTTAGCACTCTATAATCTTCGTAATGCTTCCCATCGAAATAGTACTGAATTAAGCACACCTAACTTACAAATATCAAACCAGACTAGTCGGGAACTTGTGTGA